In a single window of the Nocardiopsis composta genome:
- a CDS encoding lycopene cyclase family protein, with amino-acid sequence MRRFDVLIVGAGAAGLTLAHTGAGSVLPGIGAPEIALVEPPPGAASRAEERTWCFWEHGAGPWDGVLTASWRALSVVAPSGAGCEQAITPRSYKMLRSRDFEEHVRAGLAPNVHPCTATVTAITDGADRATVHALRPDGSPVELEARWVFDSRPPSAPPDARTTLLQHFRGWFVRTADDAFDPGTALLMDLRTPQPPRGVSFGYVLPLSRREALVEYTEFTREVLDDSGYDAALRHYTGQVLGLEGFTVTASEQGVIPMTDGCFPTRAGRRVFLLGAAGGAIRPSTGYAFSGIQRQVSSVVRALEEGRVPTPPVPHRRRHRAMDSVLLRALDSGRLDGAAFFARLFAENDMGDVLDFLDGCSAFGRELAMGATTPVVPMSVTAVERALLSLRRRPRGRGAS; translated from the coding sequence ATGCGGCGATTCGACGTGCTCATCGTCGGGGCGGGCGCGGCCGGTCTCACCCTGGCGCACACCGGCGCGGGGTCCGTCCTCCCCGGCATCGGCGCCCCGGAGATCGCCCTCGTCGAACCGCCCCCGGGGGCGGCGTCTCGCGCCGAAGAACGGACCTGGTGCTTCTGGGAGCACGGCGCGGGACCGTGGGACGGCGTCCTCACCGCGAGCTGGCGGGCGCTGTCGGTCGTCGCCCCCTCGGGCGCCGGATGCGAGCAGGCGATCACGCCCCGCTCCTACAAGATGCTCCGCTCCCGGGATTTCGAGGAGCACGTCCGCGCGGGGCTCGCCCCGAACGTCCACCCCTGCACCGCCACGGTCACGGCGATCACCGATGGAGCCGACCGCGCGACGGTGCACGCCTTGCGGCCCGACGGTTCACCGGTGGAGCTGGAGGCGCGGTGGGTCTTCGACTCCCGCCCGCCGTCGGCGCCGCCCGACGCGCGCACCACGCTGCTGCAGCACTTCCGCGGATGGTTCGTCCGTACCGCGGACGACGCCTTCGACCCCGGCACCGCGCTGCTGATGGACCTGCGCACCCCGCAGCCGCCCCGCGGCGTCTCGTTCGGCTACGTGCTTCCGCTCTCCCGCCGGGAGGCGCTGGTGGAGTACACCGAGTTCACCCGCGAGGTGCTGGACGACTCGGGCTATGACGCGGCCCTCCGGCACTACACCGGACAGGTCCTCGGCCTGGAGGGGTTCACGGTCACCGCTTCCGAGCAGGGGGTCATCCCCATGACGGACGGGTGCTTCCCGACCCGCGCGGGGCGGCGCGTGTTCCTCCTGGGGGCCGCGGGCGGGGCGATCCGCCCTTCGACCGGATACGCCTTCAGCGGTATCCAGCGCCAGGTCTCCTCGGTGGTGCGCGCCCTGGAGGAAGGACGGGTCCCGACGCCCCCGGTCCCCCATCGCCGGCGGCACCGGGCCATGGACTCCGTCCTGCTGCGCGCCCTGGACTCCGGTCGCCTGGACGGCGCGGCGTTCTTCGCCCGGCTCTTCGCGGAGAACGACATGGGAGACGTCCTGGACTTCCTCGACGGATGCTCGGCCTTCGGCCGCGAACTGGCCATGGGGGCGACCACCCCCGTGGTGCCGATGTCGGTGACGGCCGTGGAGCGTGCGCTGCTGTCCCTGCGCCGAAGGCCCCGCGGGCGCGGAGCCTCCTGA
- a CDS encoding flavin reductase family protein gives MEHLTLASERLAAEAVRRLLLGGVVPRPIAWTSTLGPEGVPNLAPFSYFTVASTDPPMLSLTIEPHDSGTTKDTAANIARTGEFVVSIVPEELGEAMWATSADVPPEEDEFAVAATPPAPARHVSPSRVAESPLAMECVLERSLPMGNALLVIGRVVCFHVRPDVLDGRGRIVPERLRALGRAGGRYLGTTETYSLPRDRQGPPGAAACGR, from the coding sequence GTGGAACACCTGACCCTGGCTTCGGAGCGGTTGGCCGCCGAGGCCGTGCGCAGGCTGCTGCTGGGCGGCGTCGTGCCCCGGCCCATCGCCTGGACCAGTACCCTCGGCCCCGAGGGGGTCCCCAACCTCGCGCCGTTCAGCTACTTCACCGTCGCCTCGACCGACCCACCGATGCTGTCGCTGACCATCGAGCCGCACGACAGCGGAACGACCAAGGACACGGCCGCCAACATCGCCCGAACCGGTGAGTTCGTGGTCAGCATCGTTCCGGAGGAACTGGGCGAGGCCATGTGGGCCACATCGGCCGACGTCCCCCCGGAGGAGGACGAGTTCGCGGTGGCCGCGACGCCTCCCGCGCCGGCCCGTCACGTATCCCCGTCCCGGGTGGCCGAGTCGCCGCTGGCGATGGAGTGCGTACTGGAGCGGTCGCTGCCGATGGGCAACGCGCTGCTGGTGATCGGCAGGGTCGTCTGCTTCCATGTGCGCCCCGACGTCCTGGACGGGCGCGGTCGGATCGTGCCCGAGCGGCTGCGGGCCCTGGGCAGGGCCGGCGGCCGCTACCTGGGGACCACGGAGACCTATTCGCTGCCCCGCGACCGTCAGGGGCCGCCCGGGGCGGCTGCTTGCGGTCGATGA
- a CDS encoding HAD-IC family P-type ATPase, producing MVVVTGAELDAMDDAEFAAAADQAQVFARTSPEHKLRIVQALQAAEHVVAMTGDGVNDAPALKQADVGVAMGRRGTEAAKEAAEIVLLDDDFASIVAAVHEGRVVHDNIRKVIAWTLPTNGGLVLVAAAAIAAGLTMPMSPLQILWINLVTAGSLGLALAFEPAEDGVMDRPPRPAEKGLLSPFTLWRLGAVSVLFLAGAVAVLAYASGRGYGIETARTMAVNAIVVMQIFYLFNVRYLHTASMNWRAVRGTPALLAALAAVAAAQFAFTYLPFMQEVFGSAPVPFWDGVGIVCVGLLLLLLLEAEKAVLRRMGRFEELRV from the coding sequence ATGGTGGTGGTGACCGGGGCCGAACTCGACGCGATGGACGACGCGGAGTTCGCGGCCGCCGCGGACCAGGCGCAGGTGTTCGCGCGCACCAGCCCGGAGCACAAGCTGCGGATCGTCCAGGCGCTGCAGGCCGCGGAGCACGTGGTCGCCATGACGGGCGACGGCGTCAACGACGCCCCCGCCCTCAAGCAGGCCGATGTGGGGGTGGCGATGGGCCGCCGCGGGACCGAGGCCGCGAAGGAGGCTGCGGAGATCGTCCTGCTCGACGACGACTTCGCCTCCATCGTCGCCGCCGTGCACGAGGGGCGCGTGGTCCACGACAACATCCGCAAGGTGATCGCCTGGACCCTGCCGACCAACGGGGGCCTGGTCCTGGTGGCGGCGGCCGCCATCGCCGCGGGCCTCACGATGCCGATGAGCCCGCTGCAGATCCTGTGGATCAACCTCGTCACCGCCGGGAGCCTCGGCCTGGCCCTGGCCTTCGAGCCCGCGGAGGACGGGGTGATGGACAGGCCTCCCAGGCCCGCGGAGAAGGGCCTGCTGTCGCCGTTCACCCTGTGGCGGCTGGGCGCCGTCTCGGTGCTCTTCCTGGCGGGGGCCGTCGCGGTGCTCGCCTATGCGTCGGGCCGGGGCTACGGCATCGAGACGGCCCGCACCATGGCGGTCAACGCCATCGTGGTCATGCAGATCTTCTACCTGTTCAACGTGCGCTACCTGCACACCGCCTCGATGAACTGGCGGGCCGTCCGGGGCACCCCGGCGCTGCTCGCGGCCCTGGCCGCGGTGGCGGCGGCCCAGTTCGCCTTCACCTACCTGCCGTTCATGCAGGAGGTCTTCGGCTCCGCCCCCGTTCCGTTCTGGGACGGGGTGGGGATCGTCTGCGTCGGCCTGCTCCTCCTGCTGCTCCTGGAGGCGGAGAAGGCCGTCCTGCGCCGGATGGGCCGCTTCGAGGAACTCCGCGTCTAG
- a CDS encoding aldo/keto reductase, with translation MQNRYNLADRSSEDVLDHCTAEQIAFTPWARWRPATWRARAARWMRPPSGTAPPPRLALARLLRRSPVMPPIPGTSKAAHVEENTAAARIRLSETEFDAISAAATTA, from the coding sequence GTGCAGAACCGCTACAACCTGGCCGATCGCAGTAGCGAGGACGTCCTCGACCACTGCACCGCCGAACAGATCGCGTTCACCCCGTGGGCCCGGTGGCGGCCGGCGACCTGGCGCGCCCGGGCGGCCCGCTGGATGAGGCCGCCCAGCGGCACGGCGCCCCCGCCCCGGCTCGCCCTGGCCCGGCTGCTGCGCCGCTCACCGGTGATGCCGCCCATCCCGGGCACCTCGAAGGCCGCGCACGTGGAGGAGAACACCGCGGCGGCGCGGATCCGGCTGAGCGAGACGGAGTTCGACGCGATCTCAGCCGCCGCCACGACGGCCTGA
- a CDS encoding class I SAM-dependent methyltransferase: MAETVRAMKTGAVTEEFDRAAASYDRLVAANPGYHRHLRVSARRLRLARDGEGLRVLDLGCGTGASTAALARVFPRAEIIGVDASENMLARARGKRWGPGVRFVHAKAEELTADGLDGPADAVFAAYLLRNCPDPDAALAAMAGLLKPGGRMVLHEYSVAESAVARGVWSLVCWSIVIPLGRAVTGRTELYRYLWRSVLDFDGASRLRRRMRAAGLENVRTLALTGWQRGIVHTFLGRVPSEGGPR, encoded by the coding sequence ATGGCCGAGACCGTGCGGGCGATGAAGACCGGTGCGGTCACGGAGGAGTTCGACCGCGCGGCGGCGTCCTACGACCGCCTCGTCGCGGCCAACCCGGGTTACCACCGGCACCTGCGCGTCTCGGCCCGCCGGCTGCGGCTCGCACGGGACGGCGAAGGGCTCCGGGTGCTCGACCTGGGCTGCGGTACGGGCGCGTCCACCGCGGCCCTGGCCCGGGTGTTCCCCCGGGCGGAGATCATCGGAGTGGACGCGTCGGAGAACATGCTCGCCCGGGCCCGCGGCAAGCGGTGGGGCCCCGGGGTGCGTTTCGTGCACGCGAAGGCCGAGGAGCTGACCGCCGACGGCCTCGACGGTCCCGCCGACGCGGTCTTCGCCGCCTACCTGCTGCGCAACTGCCCCGATCCCGACGCCGCGCTGGCGGCCATGGCCGGCCTGCTCAAACCCGGCGGCAGAATGGTCCTGCACGAGTACTCCGTCGCCGAATCGGCCGTGGCGCGCGGCGTGTGGTCGCTGGTCTGCTGGAGCATCGTCATCCCCCTGGGGCGGGCCGTCACCGGCCGCACCGAACTGTACCGCTACCTGTGGCGCAGCGTCCTCGACTTCGACGGCGCCTCCCGCCTGCGCCGCCGTATGCGGGCGGCAGGGCTGGAGAACGTGCGGACCCTGGCGCTGACCGGCTGGCAGCGCGGTATCGTGCACACCTTCCTCGGCCGGGTCCCCTCCGAAGGCGGCCCCCGGTGA
- a CDS encoding ATP-binding cassette domain-containing protein: MAALDAGTLPEGLGTTAGERGTALSGGRLQRLAIARAVVARPRVLVLDGALGRLDAAAAGTVRERLTRLRVPPIIIEITHRADMIADETPAAVVDRGRGVERGTARGLRARGTAFARLELRSDRGFR; the protein is encoded by the coding sequence GTGGCAGCGCTCGACGCCGGCACGCTCCCGGAAGGGCTCGGGACCACCGCGGGCGAGCGCGGCACCGCCCTATCGGGCGGGCGGCTGCAGCGTCTCGCGATCGCCCGGGCGGTCGTGGCGCGCCCCCGCGTGCTCGTACTCGACGGGGCGCTCGGCCGACTCGACGCGGCCGCAGCCGGCACCGTGCGAGAGCGCCTCACAAGGCTGCGCGTCCCGCCGATCATCATCGAGATCACCCACCGCGCCGACATGATCGCCGACGAGACCCCGGCCGCGGTGGTGGACCGGGGAAGGGGCGTTGAGCGCGGTACCGCTCGTGGTCTCCGCGCCCGAGGAACGGCCTTCGCCCGGCTCGAGCTCCGCTCCGACCGAGGTTTTCGTTAG
- a CDS encoding FAD-dependent oxidoreductase produces MTWAPSDPRAEEVAPPAPRGPRPATAPRTAVVGGGIAGLAAATALSERGVRTTVFEREPGLGGRLRGWRTVLADGSVATMSRGFHAFFRQYYNLRALLARLDPDLGMLSPLPDYPLVHADGLRDGFTGLPASPPLNAFALAARSPSFPVGELAGVNIAAAVQLLDVDVPGVYRRLDHRDAPALLEAIGFPPRARHLAFEVFSRSFFAAPSRLSAAELALMFHLYFLGSSEGLLFDVANAPFPRALWDPWSARLARHGVRQRLSTPVSRITPGERRRFAVHPAGGSAEEFDAVVLATDVAGLRDLAAGSPALCDRGWRRRALAVPSAPPFLVSRLWLDRPVRAARPGFLGTAGYPTLDNISVLERFEDEAARWARRTGGSVVELHAYALPESCDERAERERLTAQLHRVFPETAHTAVVDQRHELRADCALFPPGGHAQRLAPVTADPFVVVAGDHVRVDLPVALMERAATSGLMAANLLLAHWGLPGHRLWTVPRRGRWAPLRALARWARSGAQPGHRPEVRRA; encoded by the coding sequence GTGACGTGGGCCCCCTCCGATCCGCGTGCCGAGGAGGTCGCTCCCCCCGCCCCCCGCGGCCCCAGGCCCGCGACCGCTCCCCGGACCGCGGTGGTCGGCGGCGGGATCGCCGGGCTGGCCGCGGCCACGGCCCTGTCCGAACGCGGCGTCCGGACCACCGTCTTCGAACGGGAGCCCGGCCTGGGCGGGCGCCTGCGGGGCTGGCGCACGGTCCTCGCCGACGGCAGCGTGGCCACGATGAGCCGCGGATTCCACGCCTTCTTCCGCCAGTACTACAACCTGCGCGCGCTGCTGGCCCGCCTCGATCCCGACCTGGGCATGCTCAGCCCCCTGCCCGACTACCCGCTCGTGCACGCCGACGGTCTCCGCGACGGGTTCACCGGGCTTCCCGCGTCCCCTCCGCTGAACGCGTTCGCGCTGGCGGCGCGCAGCCCGAGCTTCCCCGTCGGCGAACTGGCCGGGGTCAACATCGCCGCCGCCGTCCAGCTTCTGGACGTCGACGTCCCGGGCGTCTACCGCAGGTTGGACCACCGGGACGCCCCGGCGCTCCTGGAAGCGATCGGTTTCCCTCCGCGCGCCCGGCACCTGGCCTTCGAGGTGTTCTCGCGCAGCTTCTTCGCCGCCCCCTCAAGGCTTTCGGCGGCCGAGCTCGCCCTCATGTTCCACCTGTACTTCCTGGGCTCCAGCGAAGGGCTGCTGTTCGACGTCGCCAACGCGCCCTTCCCCCGCGCCCTCTGGGACCCCTGGTCCGCCCGCCTCGCACGGCACGGGGTGCGGCAGCGGCTCTCGACGCCGGTCTCCCGGATCACCCCGGGGGAGCGGCGCCGCTTCGCGGTCCACCCGGCCGGCGGGTCCGCCGAGGAGTTCGACGCCGTCGTCCTCGCCACCGACGTCGCCGGTCTGCGGGACCTGGCCGCCGGATCGCCCGCCCTGTGCGACCGCGGCTGGCGCCGCCGGGCCCTCGCCGTGCCGAGCGCCCCGCCCTTCCTGGTGAGCCGGCTGTGGCTGGACCGGCCCGTGCGCGCCGCGCGCCCCGGCTTCCTGGGGACCGCCGGCTACCCCACCCTCGACAACATCAGCGTTCTAGAGCGCTTCGAAGACGAGGCCGCGCGGTGGGCGCGGCGCACCGGCGGATCGGTGGTGGAACTCCACGCCTACGCGCTGCCCGAATCCTGCGACGAGCGTGCGGAGCGAGAACGGCTGACCGCCCAGCTGCACCGGGTCTTCCCGGAGACCGCGCACACCGCCGTCGTGGACCAGCGCCACGAACTGCGGGCGGACTGCGCGCTCTTCCCCCCGGGCGGCCACGCGCAGCGGCTGGCCCCTGTGACCGCCGACCCCTTCGTGGTCGTGGCGGGCGACCACGTCCGGGTGGACCTCCCGGTCGCCCTCATGGAACGCGCCGCCACCAGCGGCCTGATGGCCGCCAACCTGCTGCTGGCCCACTGGGGCCTGCCCGGCCACCGGCTGTGGACCGTGCCCCGCCGGGGGCGCTGGGCCCCGCTGCGGGCCCTGGCCCGTTGGGCGCGCTCCGGAGCTCAGCCGGGCCACCGACCGGAAGTCCGCAGGGCGTAG
- a CDS encoding DUF5914 domain-containing protein — MSVPGPESRRPPLRRLRTPAWSRQSPAWREASPAVIGAALKRALARPSGNWYVLASSSQVRRDRAFGRVVAGTEIVAWRDGEGRLRAAPGACPHLGAPLCRGAVDAGRLVCRWHGLSLGPEGFPGWRPFPSYDDGTLAWVRLDRAGGEEPLPRPILPERPSSSTTLTAVESLAGRCEPEDVVANRLDPWHGSWFHPYSFVGLRVAETPSGGDPDPDRMVVEVAFKVAGPWGVPVRAAFSCPEPRTVAMHILEGEGEGSVVETHATPLGVRGGVPSTAVIEAVIATSERTGFALAARVAPLVRPFMRAAARRLWRDDLAYAERRYALRTSGRWPG, encoded by the coding sequence ATGTCCGTGCCCGGCCCCGAGTCCCGCCGGCCGCCCCTGCGCAGGCTGCGCACCCCGGCCTGGAGCCGCCAGAGCCCCGCCTGGCGCGAAGCCTCCCCCGCGGTGATCGGCGCGGCCCTCAAGCGGGCCCTGGCCCGCCCCTCCGGCAACTGGTACGTCCTGGCCTCCAGTTCCCAGGTGCGCCGGGACCGCGCCTTCGGCCGGGTGGTCGCCGGGACCGAGATCGTCGCTTGGCGGGACGGGGAAGGGCGCCTGCGCGCGGCCCCCGGCGCCTGCCCGCACCTGGGGGCGCCGCTGTGCCGGGGCGCCGTCGACGCGGGGCGGCTGGTGTGCCGCTGGCACGGCCTGTCCCTGGGGCCGGAGGGCTTTCCGGGCTGGCGGCCCTTCCCCTCCTACGACGACGGGACGCTGGCGTGGGTCCGCCTGGACCGGGCCGGCGGAGAGGAACCGCTCCCCCGGCCGATCCTTCCCGAACGGCCGTCGTCCTCGACGACCCTCACCGCGGTGGAGAGTCTGGCCGGGCGCTGCGAGCCCGAGGACGTGGTGGCCAACCGGCTCGATCCCTGGCACGGGTCGTGGTTCCACCCTTACTCCTTTGTCGGGCTGCGGGTCGCAGAGACCCCCTCGGGGGGCGACCCCGACCCCGACCGGATGGTCGTGGAGGTGGCGTTCAAGGTCGCCGGGCCGTGGGGGGTTCCGGTCCGGGCCGCGTTCAGCTGCCCCGAGCCGCGGACCGTGGCCATGCACATCCTCGAAGGCGAGGGGGAGGGCAGTGTCGTGGAGACGCACGCGACCCCGTTGGGGGTGCGCGGCGGCGTCCCCTCGACGGCGGTCATCGAGGCGGTCATCGCCACCTCCGAGCGGACCGGTTTCGCCCTGGCCGCACGGGTCGCCCCGCTGGTGCGCCCCTTCATGCGCGCGGCGGCCCGGCGCCTGTGGCGCGACGACCTCGCCTACGCCGAGCGGCGCTACGCCCTGCGGACTTCCGGTCGGTGGCCCGGCTGA
- a CDS encoding cytosine permease → MLVLCLWVLYQALDRVGGWSGLAAVTPAEQGGIAWATAVTIVVGTFVSGGTQTPNWSRFARRPWQGFTAALCAFPVFNLLMLFFGAIGAIAFQATDFVAVLLRLNLVAAAVLLLFFNVWTTQENTAYAFGVAGAELFNVPAKRPFIIGGVAVAIVLALTGIYEALPQYLVLLGILIPPLGGVIIGGHLFVWRGRLPRPDQIRFLSVRWSCATAYLLGLAVAFASEQLSLGLPPVHGIAAAILAVPAAEWVLRAAGVRTRHEELGEEPWNT, encoded by the coding sequence ATGCTGGTGCTGTGCCTGTGGGTCCTGTACCAGGCCCTGGACAGAGTCGGAGGGTGGAGCGGCCTGGCCGCGGTCACCCCCGCCGAACAGGGCGGCATCGCCTGGGCCACCGCCGTCACCATCGTCGTCGGCACGTTCGTCAGCGGCGGGACCCAGACCCCCAACTGGAGCAGGTTCGCCCGCAGGCCCTGGCAGGGGTTCACCGCCGCCCTGTGCGCCTTCCCGGTGTTCAACCTGCTCATGCTCTTCTTCGGCGCGATCGGCGCCATCGCGTTCCAGGCCACCGACTTCGTGGCCGTGCTGCTCCGACTCAACCTGGTCGCGGCCGCCGTCCTGCTGCTCTTCTTCAACGTGTGGACCACCCAGGAGAACACCGCCTACGCGTTCGGCGTCGCCGGAGCGGAGCTGTTCAACGTCCCGGCCAAGCGCCCCTTCATCATCGGCGGGGTGGCCGTCGCCATCGTCCTGGCCCTGACCGGCATCTACGAGGCGCTGCCGCAGTACCTGGTCCTGCTGGGCATCCTCATACCGCCGCTCGGCGGGGTCATCATCGGCGGCCACCTGTTCGTCTGGCGGGGCCGGCTCCCCCGGCCGGATCAGATCAGGTTCCTGTCCGTGCGCTGGAGTTGCGCGACCGCCTACCTGCTCGGGTTGGCCGTCGCCTTCGCCAGCGAGCAGCTCTCCCTCGGCCTGCCGCCCGTCCACGGCATCGCCGCGGCGATCCTGGCCGTGCCCGCGGCCGAGTGGGTCTTGCGCGCGGCGGGTGTGCGCACCCGCCATGAGGAGCTCGGAGAAGAGCCGTGGAACACCTGA
- a CDS encoding transposase — protein MRRRRRARLAAAAPGRSRGGLTSKIHLATDTARRPLAVIVTAGQAKDSPRFIPVLDKVRVRGPAGRPRTRPGAVAADKAYSSAANRAYLRRRGIKAVICRPRDQAANRKRKGSGGRAPPHLRPRPLPRAQHRRARHQQDQGLAGPGHPL, from the coding sequence GTGAGGCGGCGCCGCAGAGCCCGCCTGGCGGCCGCGGCCCCGGGCCGCTCCCGGGGCGGCCTCACCTCCAAGATCCATCTCGCGACCGACACCGCCCGCCGGCCTCTGGCCGTCATCGTCACCGCCGGGCAGGCCAAAGACAGCCCCCGGTTCATCCCCGTCCTGGACAAGGTCAGGGTCCGCGGCCCGGCCGGCAGGCCCCGCACCCGGCCCGGGGCCGTCGCCGCCGACAAGGCCTACTCCTCGGCGGCCAACCGCGCCTACCTGCGCAGGCGCGGCATCAAGGCCGTGATCTGCCGACCACGGGACCAAGCGGCGAACCGCAAGAGGAAGGGCTCGGGGGGGCGGGCGCCCCCTCACCTGCGACCCCGGCCTCTACCGCGAGCGCAACACCGCCGAGCGCGGCATCAACAAGATCAAGGCCTGGCGGGGCCCGGCCACCCGCTATGA
- a CDS encoding tetratricopeptide repeat protein — translation MESLRIGQSWGTTSYAGVADEVEDGCGVDWREWEQEYAERARDEPEARFTLGWLRQEQGDAEGAAEAFQRLVEGRDRRLHGKALLYLGALREARGEHESACELYRQAERSRKHERYGQRYRSRAALRLGALLRRLGRQEEAQAAFARAIARGEEDHDRGVVAEVRRLTGTETPMEAADRLYARADRDGAAAVIAEHYGAAALDLADRMFAGDYEAARAAVADLGEAGRGAAAALLTDLAMVWTRERDDKTAAGKAVQLAAATGRAAEGYRSTVERLGPEAAAGTGEAAERLLKALSDAGDEESVIALATAAVTAHPKAAGAGFRSLGDAAVRRGDHAAAVRWFGRGAEIEGIDEGARAASLYHLGDSLQELGETARAREAFARAEAGFTDDGNAGPAARRRAEAAYAQGDRSAAYEDWARAALRSARSDHGEKTAARAACLLAEFLGEVGAEDLARAVGAAVRQIGDQGFQRAVDKCTGTQQAKGDQLHAVFHFAHWALEAGDKEPALALLEKTAEGQGRYAADAAVTVGAEAHYDGDNAAAREWWRRALAKGIKKSSHKAVFNLGLVAKDEHDLAELLEHYGPVAESDHKDGPLFAAHIAELQYWLGDWDEAVRWYRRTLAATDDPELVSEAGYRVGEILLGRNDHEAARLCLRRAADSGYEPFATQAEELLTRMA, via the coding sequence ATGGAGTCGCTGCGCATCGGCCAGAGCTGGGGCACCACCAGCTACGCCGGCGTGGCGGACGAAGTCGAGGACGGCTGCGGCGTCGACTGGCGGGAATGGGAGCAGGAGTACGCCGAACGCGCCCGGGACGAGCCGGAGGCGCGCTTCACCCTGGGATGGCTGCGCCAGGAGCAGGGCGACGCGGAAGGGGCCGCGGAGGCGTTCCAGCGGCTGGTCGAAGGCCGCGACCGCCGACTGCACGGCAAGGCCCTGCTCTACCTGGGCGCCCTGCGCGAGGCCCGAGGCGAGCACGAGAGCGCCTGCGAGCTGTACCGGCAGGCCGAGCGGAGCCGCAAGCACGAGCGCTACGGCCAGCGCTACCGGTCCCGGGCCGCGCTGCGGCTGGGTGCCCTGCTGCGGCGGCTCGGCAGGCAGGAGGAGGCGCAGGCCGCGTTCGCCCGCGCCATCGCAAGGGGCGAGGAGGACCACGACCGCGGCGTGGTCGCGGAGGTCAGACGGCTCACCGGCACCGAGACCCCGATGGAGGCGGCCGACCGACTGTATGCGCGGGCCGACCGGGACGGCGCCGCCGCGGTGATCGCCGAGCACTACGGGGCGGCCGCCCTCGACCTCGCCGACCGGATGTTCGCGGGCGACTACGAGGCCGCCCGGGCCGCCGTCGCCGACCTCGGCGAAGCCGGCCGCGGCGCCGCGGCCGCGCTCCTCACGGACCTCGCCATGGTCTGGACGCGGGAACGGGACGACAAGACGGCGGCGGGGAAGGCGGTGCAGCTGGCGGCCGCCACCGGCCGCGCGGCCGAGGGCTACCGGAGCACCGTCGAGCGCCTCGGCCCGGAGGCCGCGGCCGGCACCGGCGAAGCGGCGGAGCGGCTGCTGAAGGCCCTGTCCGACGCCGGCGACGAGGAATCGGTCATCGCGCTGGCGACGGCGGCCGTGACCGCCCACCCGAAGGCGGCCGGCGCGGGCTTCAGGAGCCTCGGGGACGCTGCGGTCCGGCGGGGCGACCACGCGGCGGCCGTGCGGTGGTTCGGGCGCGGCGCGGAGATCGAGGGCATCGACGAGGGCGCCCGCGCCGCCTCGCTGTACCACCTCGGCGACTCGCTGCAGGAACTGGGCGAGACGGCGCGGGCCCGAGAGGCGTTCGCGCGGGCCGAAGCGGGATTCACCGACGACGGCAACGCCGGACCGGCCGCGCGGCGGCGGGCCGAGGCGGCGTACGCGCAGGGGGACCGGTCGGCGGCCTACGAGGACTGGGCGCGCGCCGCGCTGCGGTCGGCCCGCTCCGACCACGGAGAGAAGACGGCCGCCCGGGCCGCCTGCCTGCTCGCCGAGTTCCTCGGCGAGGTGGGCGCCGAGGACCTGGCGCGGGCGGTGGGGGCGGCCGTACGGCAGATCGGCGACCAGGGGTTCCAGCGTGCGGTCGACAAGTGCACCGGCACCCAGCAGGCCAAGGGCGACCAGCTGCACGCCGTGTTCCACTTCGCCCACTGGGCGCTGGAGGCCGGAGACAAGGAGCCGGCGCTGGCCCTGCTGGAGAAGACCGCCGAGGGCCAGGGCCGGTACGCCGCCGACGCGGCCGTCACGGTGGGCGCCGAGGCGCACTACGACGGCGACAACGCCGCGGCGCGCGAGTGGTGGCGGCGCGCCCTGGCGAAAGGGATCAAGAAGTCGTCCCACAAGGCCGTCTTCAACCTCGGGCTCGTCGCCAAGGACGAGCACGACCTCGCCGAACTGCTGGAGCACTACGGGCCGGTGGCCGAGTCCGACCACAAGGACGGACCGCTGTTCGCCGCCCACATCGCCGAGCTGCAGTACTGGCTGGGGGATTGGGACGAGGCCGTGCGCTGGTACCGGCGCACCCTGGCCGCCACGGACGACCCCGAACTGGTGAGCGAGGCCGGATACCGGGTGGGCGAGATCCTGCTCGGCAGGAACGACCACGAGGCCGCGCGCCTCTGCCTGCGGCGCGCCGCCGACAGCGGATACGAACCCTTCGCCACCCAGGCCGAGGAACTGCTGACCCGAATGGCCTGA
- a CDS encoding transposase → MTRAQPSDAEWDFIAPFLPIGAFGPYPHNLRAQFEGVVWKFRSGAQWREMPECFGPWQTAYDRFRHWRKAGVFAALLDGAIAEAARQGEADLSLVSVDSTTARAHHDAAGLPVDAEVLHALERAATEKGAPARDKTDTSIPPPTSAGG, encoded by the coding sequence GTGACACGAGCGCAACCAAGCGACGCCGAATGGGACTTCATCGCCCCGTTCCTGCCGATCGGCGCTTTCGGCCCCTACCCGCACAACCTGCGGGCCCAGTTCGAAGGCGTCGTGTGGAAGTTCCGCTCCGGGGCCCAGTGGCGGGAGATGCCCGAATGCTTCGGCCCGTGGCAGACCGCCTACGACCGGTTTCGCCACTGGCGCAAGGCCGGCGTGTTCGCCGCGCTGCTCGACGGCGCGATCGCCGAGGCCGCCCGGCAAGGCGAGGCGGACCTGTCGCTGGTCAGCGTGGACTCGACCACGGCCCGGGCCCACCACGACGCGGCCGGGCTGCCCGTCGACGCCGAGGTGCTGCACGCCCTGGAAAGAGCCGCCACCGAAAAAGGGGCGCCCGCAAGGGACAAGACGGACACCTCGATCCCGCCGCCGACGAGCGCCGGCGGGTGA